Proteins encoded in a region of the bacterium genome:
- the grpE gene encoding nucleotide exchange factor GrpE — translation MSKIISQNLNIVTFIIFVLLAGIFVALLLLVYLNKNRKDNLSLKLDELYAKIKEDIKFSVAPKHMELSIGVNELMDLAVEVWRIEQRVAKSASNLQENQFKGLENSVQKLKRYLAKYDIEIVDYKNQKYNDGLNLDILSVEKDPTLPEPMVKETIEPTIMCKGQVVRKAKIILISNH, via the coding sequence ATGAGCAAAATAATTTCACAAAATCTAAATATCGTCACCTTTATTATTTTTGTGTTATTGGCAGGTATTTTTGTAGCTCTATTGCTCCTTGTATATTTGAACAAAAATCGGAAAGATAATTTATCCTTAAAGCTTGATGAGCTTTATGCAAAAATAAAGGAGGATATTAAATTTTCTGTTGCCCCTAAGCATATGGAGTTATCTATCGGAGTGAATGAGCTTATGGATCTTGCTGTCGAAGTATGGCGCATTGAACAAAGGGTTGCTAAATCCGCTTCGAATTTACAGGAAAACCAGTTTAAGGGGTTAGAAAATTCCGTACAAAAATTGAAAAGGTACCTTGCCAAGTATGATATTGAAATAGTCGATTATAAAAATCAAAAATATAATGATGGGCTTAATCTCGATATATTATCAGTTGAAAAAGATCCTACACTTCCAGAACCGATGGTAAAGGAGACTATTGAGCCCACCATCATGTGCAAGGGGCAAGTCGTTCGTAAAGCAAAAATAATTCTAATTAGCAACCATTAA
- a CDS encoding Hsp70 family protein produces the protein MANQQNIQIGIDLGTTNSSVAINKNGNIEIVKKPGGVEYTPSVFGFNKAKNGVVGQAAYNSFSNDTSEEVIKNYKFEVKRLMGTSEKFHFERADVEMGPEEISAEILKSLKEDILKKYPDFNTIAAVITVPAAFSNLQAEATKRAGNLAGFKHVVLLQEPIAAAIAYGSTNTKNENWLIYDLGGGTFDVALIASKDRALSVLSHNGDNFLGGKNFDLEIIDKVIVPKILEKFSIKNFNRSNKKYIGVFSRLKLLAENAKIELSEYDKTSILIENVGKDDEDKEIFVTINLTRKEFETLIKPMVDRTIELSKETLKDAGIKNSSVAKVILVGGPTQIPYIRERIESDLKITADASVDPLTVVARGACVFGIGQKIPKELQENGGKKLKEGTLSINLNYESMTSDTEETVSGVIEYFKDTEDEYYIQIQSDSGSYNGSKIKLKGGKFFDTVAVEPNKPNTYWLYLFDKQGNSIPIDPDSFTITQGLSVSGAPLPHSVKIVVVQKDYTRNVAFNTCVLVSEKGTMLPIKKDLTDYKTSRKLKRGEENDLDIIVVEGESETPDRNGFLCKAGINGKDLPHDLPEGTPVELTVVVNESREVFLTAYIPLIDLTVNARSTSHDETIELKNIEEDLETQKERAKVASENLLPEERQKIDNNIQSAQNSVRNASVDEDEKMKANKQIKDIKIALDKIEKEKEMPQLVKEFKDGIQDTQSIINDYADEKDKAINNDQLSKLKTEGEKAITDSDKSLLIRIIEQIKELSSKAVYSNPATWVHQFNKITSGKTNFINVKEAKYYIEKGKRAIELGDVDEIKRCVHNLLLLLPSDVQETIKDNLSGITR, from the coding sequence ATGGCAAATCAACAGAATATTCAGATTGGTATTGATCTTGGCACAACGAATTCATCTGTTGCCATCAACAAGAACGGCAACATCGAAATCGTGAAGAAACCAGGAGGCGTGGAGTATACACCGTCCGTTTTTGGTTTCAACAAGGCCAAGAACGGGGTGGTGGGCCAAGCAGCTTATAATAGTTTTTCTAATGACACATCGGAAGAGGTGATTAAAAACTACAAATTTGAAGTTAAGAGATTAATGGGTACTTCGGAGAAATTCCATTTCGAGAGAGCTGATGTAGAAATGGGACCAGAAGAAATTTCAGCCGAAATTCTCAAGAGTCTGAAAGAGGACATTTTAAAAAAATATCCTGATTTTAATACGATAGCCGCCGTGATCACAGTCCCGGCTGCTTTCTCTAATCTCCAAGCTGAGGCGACCAAACGAGCTGGTAATCTGGCTGGATTTAAACATGTAGTATTACTTCAAGAACCCATTGCGGCTGCTATCGCTTATGGCTCTACAAACACCAAGAATGAAAACTGGCTCATTTACGACCTTGGTGGTGGTACATTCGATGTGGCGCTGATCGCTTCAAAAGACAGGGCACTTTCAGTACTTAGTCATAACGGTGACAATTTCCTTGGCGGTAAGAATTTTGATCTAGAGATTATCGATAAGGTGATAGTGCCAAAGATTTTAGAAAAATTTTCTATTAAAAACTTTAATAGAAGCAACAAAAAATATATAGGCGTTTTCTCTAGATTAAAATTACTTGCCGAGAATGCCAAAATTGAGCTTTCCGAATATGACAAGACCTCAATCCTAATAGAGAATGTCGGAAAGGACGACGAGGATAAGGAGATTTTCGTTACCATTAACCTTACGAGAAAAGAATTTGAGACGCTTATTAAACCGATGGTTGATCGCACTATAGAACTCTCAAAGGAAACTTTGAAAGATGCCGGTATTAAAAACAGTTCTGTTGCGAAAGTAATCCTTGTTGGTGGACCAACGCAGATTCCGTATATTCGAGAAAGAATAGAGAGTGACCTTAAAATAACTGCGGATGCATCTGTTGATCCTCTTACTGTCGTTGCTAGGGGTGCTTGTGTGTTTGGGATTGGGCAAAAGATTCCAAAGGAGTTACAAGAAAATGGTGGTAAAAAACTCAAAGAAGGAACTTTGTCTATCAATTTGAATTATGAATCTATGACTTCTGATACAGAAGAGACAGTCAGTGGTGTTATAGAATATTTTAAGGATACTGAGGATGAGTACTATATACAAATTCAATCAGATAGTGGTTCTTATAATGGTTCAAAGATTAAATTAAAAGGTGGTAAATTCTTTGATACGGTTGCTGTCGAACCGAATAAACCAAATACCTATTGGTTGTACCTTTTTGATAAACAAGGAAATTCTATTCCGATTGATCCGGACTCGTTCACCATTACTCAAGGTCTATCGGTATCCGGTGCTCCACTCCCTCACTCGGTCAAAATCGTTGTTGTTCAAAAGGATTATACAAGGAATGTAGCTTTTAATACCTGCGTCCTAGTTTCTGAAAAAGGAACAATGCTCCCTATCAAAAAAGATCTCACTGATTATAAAACATCAAGAAAGTTAAAAAGGGGCGAGGAAAATGATTTAGATATTATAGTTGTTGAAGGTGAATCCGAGACGCCAGATCGTAATGGATTTTTATGCAAAGCGGGCATCAATGGCAAGGACTTGCCCCACGATCTCCCCGAGGGAACCCCAGTAGAATTAACTGTTGTGGTAAATGAATCACGAGAAGTTTTTCTTACAGCATATATTCCGCTGATTGACCTTACTGTTAATGCTCGTTCAACTTCGCATGACGAAACTATTGAGCTTAAGAATATCGAAGAAGATTTAGAAACTCAAAAAGAAAGAGCAAAAGTTGCTTCAGAAAACCTATTGCCTGAGGAAAGACAAAAAATTGATAATAACATTCAATCCGCTCAAAATAGCGTTAGGAATGCTTCCGTAGACGAGGACGAAAAAATGAAAGCAAATAAACAAATTAAAGATATTAAGATCGCGCTGGATAAAATTGAAAAAGAAAAAGAAATGCCACAACTGGTCAAGGAGTTCAAAGATGGTATCCAAGATACTCAGTCGATTATTAATGACTATGCGGACGAAAAAGACAAAGCTATAAACAACGACCAGTTAAGCAAGCTCAAGACCGAAGGAGAAAAGGCAATAACAGATAGCGATAAGTCTCTTTTGATTCGGATCATTGAACAAATCAAAGAGCTTAGTTCAAAGGCGGTATATTCTAATCCGGCTACTTGGGTTCATCAATTCAATAAAATTACTTCTGGTAAGACTAATTTTATCAATGTAAAAGAAGCGAAGTACTATATTGAAAAAGGTAAAAGAGCGATTGAGCTTGGGGATGTCGACGAGATAAAACGTTGCGTTCATAATTTA